The Candidatus Cloacimonadota bacterium genome contains a region encoding:
- a CDS encoding CAP domain-containing protein produces the protein MNKANFSLMLILLLSFAVLNAGTMTVSEFELEVWRLSNIERERYSLPSLAYDNGLAELARLHSRNMLSYGFFAHKDHNGDEVAQRRSKYYPNLLIVSIGENLGKFKNSAKIFHPQDLVNGWMQSPRHRENLLNPNYTHLGIGLVFKGETLYATQVFSTPIAKLLSQLPKKINAKKTYRLSFEYLSKQEATKLCATLIYPDKNLSYKVSEDKEMVGAQPIPIRWKSSTSFEVDIPFLAGKGNYQLCFGFGGGYYPEGLILKAK, from the coding sequence ATGAACAAAGCTAATTTTAGCTTGATGCTAATTTTACTGCTATCTTTCGCCGTATTAAACGCCGGCACCATGACAGTTTCTGAGTTTGAATTGGAAGTATGGCGCTTATCTAATATAGAAAGAGAACGATACTCTTTGCCATCTTTAGCTTATGATAATGGACTTGCAGAGCTTGCCCGTTTACATTCCCGCAATATGCTTAGCTATGGTTTTTTTGCCCATAAGGACCATAATGGCGATGAAGTAGCCCAACGCAGAAGCAAATACTATCCAAATTTACTTATTGTTAGCATAGGCGAAAACTTAGGAAAGTTCAAAAATTCAGCTAAGATTTTCCATCCCCAAGACTTAGTAAATGGGTGGATGCAATCTCCCCGGCATCGGGAAAACTTACTTAATCCTAACTATACTCATCTTGGGATAGGGCTTGTTTTTAAAGGCGAGACCCTGTATGCAACTCAAGTTTTTTCCACACCCATTGCCAAGCTGTTATCACAGCTTCCCAAAAAAATAAATGCAAAGAAGACATATCGGCTTTCTTTTGAATACTTATCTAAGCAAGAAGCTACAAAGCTGTGTGCAACACTTATATATCCAGATAAAAACCTTAGCTATAAGGTATCGGAAGATAAAGAAATGGTAGGGGCACAACCAATACCAATCCGCTGGAAAAGCTCCACGTCATTTGAAGTAGATATTCCCTTTTTAGCTGGAAAGGGGAATTATCAGCTATGCTTTGGTTTTGGCGGAGGATACTATCCAGAAGGGCTAATTCTTAAGGCAAAATAA